One Capra hircus breed San Clemente chromosome 29, ASM170441v1, whole genome shotgun sequence genomic region harbors:
- the KCNJ1 gene encoding ATP-sensitive inward rectifier potassium channel 1 isoform X2: MFKHLRKWFVTRFFGRSRRRARLVSKDGRCNIEFGNVEAQSRLIFFVDIWTTVLDLKWRYKMTIFITAFLGSWFFFGLLWYVVAYIHKDLPEFHPPANHTPCVEHINGLTSAFLFSLETQVTIGYGFRCVTEQCGTAIFLLIFQSILGVIINSFMCGAILAKISRPKKRAKTITFSKNAVISKRGGKLCLLIRVANLRKSLLIGSHIYGKLLRTTITPEGETIILDQININFVVDAGNENLFFISPLTIYHVIDHTSPFFHMAAETLPQQDFELVVFLDGTVEATSATCQVRTSYVPEEVLWGYRFAPIVSKTKEGKYRVDFHNFSKTVEVETPHCAMCLYNEKDARAKVKRGYDNPNFVLSEVNETDDTKM; this comes from the coding sequence ATGTTCAAGCATCTTCGGAAATGGTTTGTCACTCGCTTTTTTGGGCGTTCTCGGCGGAGAGCGAGGCTGGTCTCCAAAGATGGAAGGTGCAACATTGAATTTGGCAACGTGGAGGCACAGTCGAGGCTGATATTCTTTGTGGACATATGGACGACCGTGCTGGACCTCAAGTGGAGATACAAAATGACCATCTTCATCACAGCCTTCTTGGGCAGCTGGTTCTTCTTTGGCCTCCTCTGGTACGTGGTCGCCTATATCCACAAAGACCTCCCTGAGTTCCATCCCCCTGCCAACCACACCCCTTGTGTGGAACACATTAATGGCCTGACCTcagcttttctgttttctctggaaACGCAAGTGACCATTGGCTACGGATTCCGGTGTGTGACAGAACAGTGTGGCACTGCCATTTTTCTGCTCATCTTCCAGTCTATACTCGGAGTCATCATCAATTCTTTCATGTGTGGTGCTATTTTAGCCAAGATCTCCAGACCCAAAAAACGTGCCAAGACCATTACTTTCAGCAAGAACGCAGTGATCAGCAAGCGGGGTGGGAAGCTCTGTCTCCTGATCCGAGTGGCTAATCTTCGGAAGAGCCTCCTCATTGGCAGTCACATATATGGAAAGCTTCTGAGGACCACCATCACTCCCGAAGGAGAGACCATCATTTTGGACCAGATCAATATCAACTTTGTGGTTGACGCAGGGAATGAAAATTTATTCTTCATCTCCCCACTGACGATTTACCATGTCATTGATCACACCAGCCCCTTCTTCCACATGGCAGCAGAAACCCTTCCCCAGCAGGACTTTGAACTAGTGGTGTTTTTAGATGGCACGGTGGAGGCAACCAGTGCCACCTGCCAAGTCCGGACATCCTATGTCCCAGAAGAGGTGCTCTGGGGTTACCGTTTTGCTCCCATAGTGTCCAAGACCAAGGAAGGGAAATACCGAGTGGACTTCCATAACTTTAGCAAGACTGTGGAAGTGGAGACGCCTCACTGCGCCATGTGCCTTTATAATGAGAAAGACGCTCGAGCCAAGGTGAAAAGAGGCTATGACAACCCCAACTTCGTCTTGTCAGAAGTCAACGAAACAGACGACACCAAAATGTAA
- the KCNJ1 gene encoding ATP-sensitive inward rectifier potassium channel 1 isoform X1: MFKMMLISVLTERMFKHLRKWFVTRFFGRSRRRARLVSKDGRCNIEFGNVEAQSRLIFFVDIWTTVLDLKWRYKMTIFITAFLGSWFFFGLLWYVVAYIHKDLPEFHPPANHTPCVEHINGLTSAFLFSLETQVTIGYGFRCVTEQCGTAIFLLIFQSILGVIINSFMCGAILAKISRPKKRAKTITFSKNAVISKRGGKLCLLIRVANLRKSLLIGSHIYGKLLRTTITPEGETIILDQININFVVDAGNENLFFISPLTIYHVIDHTSPFFHMAAETLPQQDFELVVFLDGTVEATSATCQVRTSYVPEEVLWGYRFAPIVSKTKEGKYRVDFHNFSKTVEVETPHCAMCLYNEKDARAKVKRGYDNPNFVLSEVNETDDTKM; this comes from the exons ATGTTTAAGATGATGTTG ATCAGTGTGTTGACAGAAAGAATGTTCAAGCATCTTCGGAAATGGTTTGTCACTCGCTTTTTTGGGCGTTCTCGGCGGAGAGCGAGGCTGGTCTCCAAAGATGGAAGGTGCAACATTGAATTTGGCAACGTGGAGGCACAGTCGAGGCTGATATTCTTTGTGGACATATGGACGACCGTGCTGGACCTCAAGTGGAGATACAAAATGACCATCTTCATCACAGCCTTCTTGGGCAGCTGGTTCTTCTTTGGCCTCCTCTGGTACGTGGTCGCCTATATCCACAAAGACCTCCCTGAGTTCCATCCCCCTGCCAACCACACCCCTTGTGTGGAACACATTAATGGCCTGACCTcagcttttctgttttctctggaaACGCAAGTGACCATTGGCTACGGATTCCGGTGTGTGACAGAACAGTGTGGCACTGCCATTTTTCTGCTCATCTTCCAGTCTATACTCGGAGTCATCATCAATTCTTTCATGTGTGGTGCTATTTTAGCCAAGATCTCCAGACCCAAAAAACGTGCCAAGACCATTACTTTCAGCAAGAACGCAGTGATCAGCAAGCGGGGTGGGAAGCTCTGTCTCCTGATCCGAGTGGCTAATCTTCGGAAGAGCCTCCTCATTGGCAGTCACATATATGGAAAGCTTCTGAGGACCACCATCACTCCCGAAGGAGAGACCATCATTTTGGACCAGATCAATATCAACTTTGTGGTTGACGCAGGGAATGAAAATTTATTCTTCATCTCCCCACTGACGATTTACCATGTCATTGATCACACCAGCCCCTTCTTCCACATGGCAGCAGAAACCCTTCCCCAGCAGGACTTTGAACTAGTGGTGTTTTTAGATGGCACGGTGGAGGCAACCAGTGCCACCTGCCAAGTCCGGACATCCTATGTCCCAGAAGAGGTGCTCTGGGGTTACCGTTTTGCTCCCATAGTGTCCAAGACCAAGGAAGGGAAATACCGAGTGGACTTCCATAACTTTAGCAAGACTGTGGAAGTGGAGACGCCTCACTGCGCCATGTGCCTTTATAATGAGAAAGACGCTCGAGCCAAGGTGAAAAGAGGCTATGACAACCCCAACTTCGTCTTGTCAGAAGTCAACGAAACAGACGACACCAAAATGTAA